The Cetobacterium somerae sequence ATAATTTCAGCCATTGTTCCAAAAGAATAAACTCTTGATCCACCCTGTCTTTGTTGTCCTTCTTCCATTATAGTTCCTCCACCAACAGAGAATACTAACCAAGAATTTAACTCGTTTCCTTCATTATCTAAAGCGATAAACTTCATACCGTTAGTGTGATACGGATGAACATACTCTGGCATCCATACTATTTCTGTAGATTTAGGCTTTAACGTCTCTATTATTATATAGTCTGTTAAGTGCCCTTTTCCTGTTAATGCAAGTGATCCGTATAACTCTACTTTATAACTTGCTGCATTTGGGTTTTCTGCCTTAAATCTTTTTGCCGCTCTCTCTGGCCCCATTGTATGAGAGCTTGATGGTCCATTTCCAACCTTAAATAATTCTCTTAGTGAATCCATTTTTCCTCCTGAACTTTTAATTAAAAATTTTACTGTCTAATCTCTCCATTATAGTTTTTAGCTATTAATTTTAAGATTTTGTCAACAGTTATATTGATATCGCTTTCCTCAAGAGTTCCATCCTTCTTTCTTAAAACGATGCTTATAGCAACTGATTTTTTATCAGCTTCTATTTTCTCTCCTTGGTAAACGTCAAATATAGCAACACTCTCAATTAGATTCGATGACTTTTTGATATCTTCTAACATCTTTCCAACTAGTACATCTCTATCTAAAACAACTGCTAAGTCTCTAGTAACTTCAGGATATTTTACAATTCTCTCATATTTAACTTTTTTAGCTCTATAATTTAATAGAGTTGTTAAATCAAGTTCAGCTACGTATGCTCTCTCTCTTTTAATGTCCATATTTTCTGCTAACTCTGGGTGAATTTCTCCAAAAGTTCCTATTTTAACTTTTCCTATTCTTATATCAGCACTTCTTCCTGGATGGAAGTTCTTATCCTCTGATCTATCTAATTGATATCTAGTTACTCCCATATATTCTAAGAATTTTTCAACAAATCCTTTTAAAGTATAGAAGTCCATTGCTTCTGGCTTTGGATCCCATAATGTTTTAAAAGTTTTTCCTGCAAGAGCTATTGAAGCTCTTAATGTTTCATTTGCTAATCCATCCTCTTTTGGAGTAAATACTCTTGATACCTCAAAAAATCTTAAACCATTTTGATTTCTGTTTAAATTATCTCTTACATTTGCTAATAAACTATAAATTAATGTTGGTCTCATAACTGCCATATCATCACTAATTGGATTTGTTATTTCCAATGTAGGTTCTGTTATTCCTAACATTTTTATAGCATCTTTTGAAATGAAACTATAGTTTATTACTTCTTGTAATCCTAATTTTGCTAATATTTCTTTAGCTTCATCAACAACAACTGTCATCGAATCTTTAACTCCAGGTCTTATATTTTCTTCTGGCATCTTATTTTCTATATTATCAAAACCATACATTCTTATTATTTCTTCATAAAGATCTGCTGTTCTAGTCAAATCTCCTCTATAAGATGGTGGTGTTGCTATTATTGTTGTAGAATTTAGTGTTTTTATATTTATACCTAAATTAGTAAGTATTTTTCCTACTACATCAATCTCTATATTTTTTCCCATGAATTTTCTTAATTTTTCGATATTTAAAGGAATTTCTATTTTTTCATATTTTTCAATATATTTATCAATACATCCTTCTAAAACCTCTCCACCTGTTAATTGAGAGATTAAATCTGCTGCTCTTTCTAAAACTTCAGCAGTGTTTTCTATATCTAATCCTCTTTCAAATCTATAAGAAGAATCACTTGATAAACCTAATTCTTTAGATGTTTTTCTTATGTTTTCTGGAGTAAAGTATGCGCACTCTAAGAAAATTTCAGTAGTTTCTTCTGTTACTTTACTTGATTCTCCACCCATTATTCCAGCTATTCCTAAAGGTTTTTCAGCATCTGCAATAATAAGTTCGCCTTTATTTAGCTCTCTTTCAACACCATCTAGTGTAACTATTTTTTCACCATTTAATGCTTTTCTAACAACTATTTTTCTGTCATTAATTTTTGTTAAATCATAAGCATGTAAAGGTTGATTACATTCAAATAAAATATAATTTGTTGCATCCACAACATTATTTATTGGCTTTAATCCCATTGAAATTAATCTATTCTTTAACCATTCTGGAGATTCTTGTACTTTTATATTTTTTATAACTTTTCCTGAGAATCTTTTACATCTCTCTTTATCTTCTATTCTTACATCTATATGTCCAGTATTTATACTTTCTATTATCTTTTTAGATTCAAACTCAGGACATTTTATCTTTCTTCCATAGTAAGCAGCTATTTCTCTAGCTATTCCTATATAAGATAAACAATCTGGTCTATTTGGTGTTATTTCTAGTTCAAAAATTACATCATTTAATTTTTTATAAACTCTGTACTCTACACCTAACGGAGCATCTTCTGGAAGTATTATAATTCCATCTCCATCATTTCCAAGTCCAAGCTCTACCTCAGAACAAAGCATCCCTTGAGACTCTATACCTCTTATTTTACTTTTCTTTATTTTAAAGTCTCCTGGTAAAACTGCTCCAATAGTTGCTACAACAACTTTATCTCCCAGTTTATGATTTGGAGCACCACATACTATTTGTAGCTCCTCCTCTTCACCTATATTAACTTTTAAAAGTGTTAATTTTTCAGCTTCAGGATGTTTTCCATACTCTGTTATCTGTCCAATAACTACTTTTGCTAATTCTTTTCCTTGCTCCTCTATAGCTTCAACCTCTTGACCAATCATAGTCAACGTGTTTTCTAGCTCTTTTATGTCCTCTTTTATATCGACATATTGCTTCAACCAATCCAACGAAATTAACATTATATGCCTCCACCTTTTATTTAAATTGCTTTAAGAATCTTACATCATTTTCAAAGAATGCTCTTAAATCATCAATACCATATCTTAGCATTGTAATTCTTTCTATTCCCATTCCAAATGCAAATCCTGATACTTCTTCTGGGTCATATCCTACAGCTTCTAAAACAGCTGGATCAACCATTCCACATCCCATTATTTCTAGCCATCCACTATGCTTACAAAGTCTGCACCCTTCACCTTTACAGATTACACATTGCACATCCATTTCAGCACTTGGTTCTGTGAACGGGAAGAAATGTGGTCTAAATCTAACTTTAGTTTCTCCAAATACTCTTGTTACAAATTGCTCTAACATAGCTTTTAAATTAGCAAAAGATACTTCTGGCCCTACCATTAATCCTTCCATTTGATGGAACATTGGTGTATGAGATATATCATAATCATTTCTATATACTTTTCCTGGACAAACCATTCTAAACGGTGGCTGATGTTTTTCCATATATCTAGCTTGTACTGGTGATGTATGTGTTCTTAAAACTACATTTTCACTCATATAAAATGTATCTTG is a genomic window containing:
- the pheT gene encoding phenylalanine--tRNA ligase subunit beta — its product is MLISLDWLKQYVDIKEDIKELENTLTMIGQEVEAIEEQGKELAKVVIGQITEYGKHPEAEKLTLLKVNIGEEEELQIVCGAPNHKLGDKVVVATIGAVLPGDFKIKKSKIRGIESQGMLCSEVELGLGNDGDGIIILPEDAPLGVEYRVYKKLNDVIFELEITPNRPDCLSYIGIAREIAAYYGRKIKCPEFESKKIIESINTGHIDVRIEDKERCKRFSGKVIKNIKVQESPEWLKNRLISMGLKPINNVVDATNYILFECNQPLHAYDLTKINDRKIVVRKALNGEKIVTLDGVERELNKGELIIADAEKPLGIAGIMGGESSKVTEETTEIFLECAYFTPENIRKTSKELGLSSDSSYRFERGLDIENTAEVLERAADLISQLTGGEVLEGCIDKYIEKYEKIEIPLNIEKLRKFMGKNIEIDVVGKILTNLGINIKTLNSTTIIATPPSYRGDLTRTADLYEEIIRMYGFDNIENKMPEENIRPGVKDSMTVVVDEAKEILAKLGLQEVINYSFISKDAIKMLGITEPTLEITNPISDDMAVMRPTLIYSLLANVRDNLNRNQNGLRFFEVSRVFTPKEDGLANETLRASIALAGKTFKTLWDPKPEAMDFYTLKGFVEKFLEYMGVTRYQLDRSEDKNFHPGRSADIRIGKVKIGTFGEIHPELAENMDIKRERAYVAELDLTTLLNYRAKKVKYERIVKYPEVTRDLAVVLDRDVLVGKMLEDIKKSSNLIESVAIFDVYQGEKIEADKKSVAISIVLRKKDGTLEESDINITVDKILKLIAKNYNGEIRQ
- the pheS gene encoding phenylalanine--tRNA ligase subunit alpha, with amino-acid sequence MKNKLNALKDEASLIIQKATTLQEMDEIRVKYLGKKGEFTEISKSMRDLSPEERPAFGQMVNDVKTVITTLIEEKTTEIKNKVKKEQLESETLDISLPGREVSTGGLHPITETMNFLKNIFVEMGFDVAEGPEVEFTSYNFDALNIPETHPSRDLQDTFYMSENVVLRTHTSPVQARYMEKHQPPFRMVCPGKVYRNDYDISHTPMFHQMEGLMVGPEVSFANLKAMLEQFVTRVFGETKVRFRPHFFPFTEPSAEMDVQCVICKGEGCRLCKHSGWLEIMGCGMVDPAVLEAVGYDPEEVSGFAFGMGIERITMLRYGIDDLRAFFENDVRFLKQFK